In Flexistipes sp., one DNA window encodes the following:
- a CDS encoding sulfurtransferase TusA family protein: MDHGNEIFDLRGQICPSTLLTALKKVNEKKAQLKDGLILEFKVDNRDAINTIPESATRMGYRFDVEKSHGFYKIKIYK; the protein is encoded by the coding sequence ATGGATCACGGAAATGAAATTTTTGATTTGAGGGGGCAGATATGCCCCTCAACACTCTTAACTGCTTTAAAAAAAGTGAATGAAAAAAAAGCACAGTTAAAAGACGGGTTAATTCTGGAATTTAAAGTTGATAACAGAGATGCTATCAACACGATTCCGGAGTCGGCAACGAGAATGGGTTACAGATTTGATGTTGAAAAATCACATGGTTTTTATAAGATTAAAATATATAAATAA
- a CDS encoding YeeE/YedE family protein — MSSIFILLLIIGIIAGFVMHRSDFCVASMLRDIFMFNRFDTVFSLFFLLLMSAALYLLLFFTGLIDISHPWAGVVSGRQFIGGVIFGAGMVLAGGCVIGTLYKIGSGNVSSFFAFIGILCGSFVYAVIYPEISNIAGRLDITSNFVSLYSLIDISMFYFLIFYLLVFAVLFFLLKNKNRLFLKSHVTRYLQPFYASVILSFCLTGVFLITKMPLGITSTYTKFSAFIAHLISNDYYESISYFRNTVLDYHNSFTDTDISGKLGYRFDGIYLIQLPVIIGILAGSFFSAINLREFSINFNIPLKQFFIAVTGGFLMGFSSRLAGGCNVWYLFGQLPLLDLGAYLFLGGLLPGVWIGSKFLEKLIVG; from the coding sequence ATGTCCTCGATTTTTATTTTACTGCTTATTATAGGTATAATTGCCGGCTTTGTTATGCACCGCAGTGACTTTTGTGTAGCAAGCATGCTCAGGGATATTTTTATGTTCAACCGTTTTGATACGGTTTTTTCTCTCTTCTTTCTTCTTTTAATGAGCGCAGCGTTGTATCTGCTTCTGTTCTTTACCGGTTTAATAGATATATCACACCCATGGGCAGGTGTTGTGAGTGGCAGACAGTTTATAGGCGGTGTTATCTTCGGCGCAGGAATGGTGCTGGCCGGCGGGTGCGTTATTGGAACACTGTATAAGATAGGTTCCGGCAATGTGTCCAGCTTTTTCGCATTTATAGGTATTCTTTGCGGTTCCTTTGTTTATGCTGTTATATATCCGGAGATTTCAAATATTGCTGGCAGACTTGACATCACATCAAATTTTGTAAGCTTATACAGTCTTATAGATATTTCGATGTTTTACTTTTTAATATTTTATCTTTTGGTTTTTGCAGTGTTATTTTTCCTTTTAAAAAATAAAAACAGACTGTTTTTGAAGTCTCATGTAACCCGGTATTTACAACCGTTTTATGCTTCTGTAATATTATCCTTCTGTCTTACGGGTGTATTTCTTATAACCAAAATGCCTTTGGGCATTACTTCTACATACACAAAATTCAGTGCTTTTATTGCTCATTTGATTTCAAATGACTACTATGAAAGTATCTCCTATTTTCGCAATACAGTTCTGGACTATCACAACTCTTTTACAGATACTGATATTTCAGGCAAACTCGGATACCGTTTTGATGGTATATACCTTATACAGCTTCCGGTAATTATCGGGATACTTGCGGGTTCGTTTTTCTCAGCAATTAATCTAAGAGAGTTTAGCATAAATTTTAATATCCCTTTAAAGCAGTTTTTTATTGCTGTAACGGGGGGTTTTTTGATGGGTTTTTCCTCCAGGCTGGCAGGAGGGTGTAATGTGTGGTATCTTTTTGGTCAGCTTCCACTGCTGGATCTGGGTGCATATTTATTTTTGGGCGGGCTTCTGCCCGGAGTCTGGATAGGGAGTAAATTTCTTGAAAAATTGATTGTGGGGTGA
- a CDS encoding DUF169 domain-containing protein, whose product MKCNMSEYLNLKTEPVATIWKDEAPEEKIQFQKGKRGCIISLMTAAAKGKTAVVDSETFGCPGGGVGLGFGNQYENFPGGTDCFARFLSNGNKGYPKGEAVAEQMKGKAPEHFIHEFLHGERYAKDPEIVEDFIDELGFMDIPAKYTIFKPLSKTEEDEKPVSITIFCNANQLSALIVLCNYFRKGINNVEAPFGAGCQSAGILTYQQLNTENPKGVIGLIDITARNAAKNSFGDNIMSFSMTYDLFKKMDTEVTESFLSTENWENLIN is encoded by the coding sequence ATGAAATGCAATATGAGTGAATACCTGAACCTGAAGACTGAACCGGTTGCAACAATCTGGAAAGACGAAGCCCCTGAAGAAAAAATCCAGTTCCAGAAAGGAAAGCGGGGGTGCATTATCTCCCTTATGACTGCAGCCGCTAAAGGAAAAACTGCTGTTGTGGACTCTGAAACTTTCGGCTGCCCGGGTGGAGGTGTCGGATTGGGCTTCGGAAATCAATATGAAAATTTTCCCGGCGGTACGGACTGTTTTGCAAGATTTCTGTCAAACGGTAACAAAGGATATCCAAAAGGTGAAGCAGTGGCAGAGCAGATGAAAGGGAAAGCACCTGAACATTTTATACATGAATTCCTCCACGGGGAACGCTATGCAAAAGACCCTGAAATAGTTGAAGATTTCATCGATGAGCTGGGTTTCATGGATATTCCGGCTAAATATACAATATTCAAACCTCTCAGTAAAACAGAAGAAGATGAGAAGCCTGTAAGCATAACAATATTCTGTAACGCTAACCAGCTTTCAGCTCTGATAGTTTTATGCAACTATTTCAGAAAAGGGATAAACAATGTGGAAGCTCCGTTCGGTGCCGGCTGCCAATCTGCGGGAATTTTAACCTATCAGCAGTTAAACACCGAGAATCCCAAAGGTGTTATAGGCTTAATAGATATCACAGCCAGAAATGCTGCCAAAAACAGCTTTGGTGACAATATTATGAGTTTCAGCATGACTTATGACCTTTTCAAAAAGATGGATACTGAAGTTACAGAAAGCTTCCTGAGCACTGAAAACTGGGAAAACCTCATAAATTAA
- a CDS encoding ferritin family protein, with amino-acid sequence MPNKKLLEALKLGYEAEKEGLRSYLKFAKETKVISGKNMFVQLASDEVDHLELIERMISSLSEGTTVEKVEVPKGRLSNFMPDQKDVSLQPVEKGEIGDEEALKIALSHEKKAIDFYKAEAQKDYSKEVKEFFTKLAGVEEKHYQIIEAELDFMHQDGFWFDTMEFSLEK; translated from the coding sequence ATGCCGAACAAGAAGTTACTGGAAGCTTTAAAATTGGGTTATGAAGCAGAAAAAGAAGGATTAAGAAGTTATCTCAAATTTGCCAAGGAGACAAAAGTTATCTCCGGCAAGAACATGTTTGTTCAGCTGGCATCAGATGAGGTTGACCATCTGGAGCTGATAGAAAGAATGATTTCCTCTTTGTCAGAAGGGACAACTGTAGAAAAAGTAGAGGTACCAAAGGGGAGACTTTCCAACTTTATGCCGGATCAGAAAGATGTAAGTCTTCAGCCTGTTGAAAAAGGGGAAATCGGAGATGAGGAAGCACTGAAAATAGCCCTGTCCCATGAAAAGAAGGCTATTGATTTCTATAAGGCAGAAGCTCAAAAGGACTACAGCAAAGAGGTTAAGGAATTCTTTACCAAACTTGCAGGCGTTGAAGAAAAGCACTATCAGATCATTGAAGCCGAGTTGGATTTTATGCATCAGGACGGCTTTTGGTTTGATACAATGGAGTTTTCTTTAGAAAAATAG
- the lpxK gene encoding tetraacyldisaccharide 4'-kinase: MWIYRQASLIKKYLWVRRFSTTDMCRIISVGNISLGGTGKTPFVIYLCTELLNRGFRVCVLSRGHKGKIGLGTNIIYDGRKFLVDKELCADEPFLIAQRLQNVPVITGKDRVKSLKLAVERFSPDFVVLDDAFQHRKIHRDIDIVLLDHSNPVSTGLVFPFGYLREMPRNLQRADIIVFTRAKDYNIPDKVKRYIKSKPVFFSHMLIDDFYFKGEKFPLDVVQNYKFYAFSGIATNKNFFNMLAGKNIPIISSRSFSDHHSYKRKDFTWLTDRLKKSGADYLITTEKDYVKLSDELKNKTFYTAVSMRLDNDLAFWNSIFEKCEKPEKA; the protein is encoded by the coding sequence ATGTGGATATACCGGCAGGCGTCTTTGATAAAGAAGTACCTATGGGTACGGAGATTTTCAACTACTGATATGTGCCGTATAATCTCAGTCGGCAACATCAGCTTGGGGGGCACCGGAAAAACCCCGTTTGTTATCTATTTGTGCACGGAACTTCTTAACAGGGGATTTCGTGTCTGTGTATTATCGAGAGGGCATAAGGGGAAAATCGGATTAGGAACAAATATTATTTACGACGGAAGGAAATTTCTTGTTGATAAAGAACTATGTGCTGATGAACCCTTCCTTATAGCTCAAAGGCTTCAGAATGTACCTGTTATTACAGGTAAAGACAGGGTGAAGAGTCTTAAGCTTGCCGTGGAGCGTTTCTCCCCCGATTTTGTTGTTCTGGATGATGCTTTTCAGCACAGAAAAATTCACAGAGATATTGATATTGTACTTTTGGACCATTCAAACCCTGTTTCCACGGGTCTTGTTTTTCCTTTCGGGTATCTCAGGGAGATGCCACGAAATCTTCAGAGGGCGGATATTATTGTATTTACAAGGGCAAAAGATTATAATATTCCCGATAAGGTGAAAAGGTATATTAAGTCAAAGCCTGTTTTTTTCTCCCATATGTTAATTGACGATTTTTATTTTAAAGGTGAAAAGTTTCCCTTAGATGTTGTGCAGAATTACAAGTTTTATGCATTCTCCGGGATTGCTACCAATAAAAATTTTTTCAACATGCTTGCTGGGAAAAATATCCCGATTATTTCATCCAGATCTTTCTCGGATCATCATAGTTATAAGCGGAAGGATTTTACATGGCTTACGGACAGGTTGAAAAAATCCGGAGCAGACTATCTAATAACAACTGAAAAGGATTATGTGAAGTTATCAGATGAGTTAAAAAATAAGACTTTTTATACAGCTGTATCTATGCGCCTGGATAATGATTTGGCTTTCTGGAACAGTATATTTGAAAAATGTGAAAAACCAGAAAAGGCTTAA
- a CDS encoding LolA family protein, which yields MFNRLFNILLITAFLIPNLLFAASLDNLINRFENINTMHAQFTQKTEIKGFGEDIYEGEIYLINNEKVLWDYNKPYEQYYLFTRDTMEYYDSSTDQLIRQKVTSSSGNNIVFQLLVDISKVKDSFSIEKIAEDKFRLTPKSDMGLKYLTMTFGEKYLEKIYSVDKKGNHTEVTFENVRLNVDIPAGVFDKEVPMGTEIFNY from the coding sequence GTGTTTAATAGGTTATTTAATATTTTGTTAATTACTGCTTTTTTGATACCCAATTTACTGTTTGCGGCGAGTCTTGATAACCTTATCAACAGGTTTGAAAATATTAATACGATGCATGCTCAATTTACCCAGAAAACAGAGATAAAAGGCTTTGGTGAGGATATTTACGAAGGAGAAATTTATCTTATTAATAACGAGAAAGTTTTGTGGGATTATAACAAACCTTATGAGCAATATTATCTGTTTACCAGAGACACGATGGAATACTATGACAGTTCCACAGATCAGCTTATCAGACAGAAGGTTACATCAAGCAGCGGAAACAACATTGTTTTCCAGCTGTTGGTGGATATAAGTAAAGTTAAGGATTCCTTCAGTATAGAAAAAATAGCTGAAGATAAATTCAGGTTAACTCCAAAATCAGATATGGGGTTAAAATACCTTACGATGACTTTTGGTGAAAAGTACCTGGAAAAAATATACAGCGTGGATAAAAAGGGTAATCACACGGAAGTTACATTTGAAAATGTACGCCTGAATGTGGATATACCGGCAGGCGTCTTTGATAAAGAAGTACCTATGGGTACGGAGATTTTCAACTACTGA
- a CDS encoding response regulator: MKILLVDDEKHFKNIFSILSRKYKFQFECAENIKEAISLINENNFDLVVIDYSLPDGKGTELNRFIKLNRPGLKTALSTGYTDMVENTANGDFDYYIRKDRIVLFMEKHLND; encoded by the coding sequence ATGAAAATCCTTCTTGTGGATGATGAAAAACATTTTAAAAATATATTTTCCATACTTTCCAGGAAGTACAAATTCCAGTTCGAATGTGCCGAAAATATTAAAGAAGCAATAAGTTTAATCAATGAAAACAACTTTGATCTGGTGGTAATCGATTACTCCCTTCCTGACGGCAAAGGAACAGAATTAAATCGTTTCATCAAGCTGAACCGCCCAGGTTTAAAAACCGCATTAAGCACCGGCTATACAGACATGGTTGAAAATACTGCTAACGGAGATTTTGATTATTATATCAGAAAAGACAGGATAGTCCTTTTCATGGAAAAACATTTAAATGACTAA
- the hflX gene encoding GTPase HflX, with protein sequence MIDRNNTIQYVLVGTNKEVLIPKLHRFALVPGKLRGLRLVHTHLYNEELTDDDFTDLVLLRLDSVSAVTMDENGNPLQMHSAHIMPPDADKPYEVFTDKDPYDQKLDYSSFIKSLEEEVESKTKQLHETKLYESAILIGVYSNKYEAGESMAELRELAASAKIEVMDTFYQIKNKPNPKYIVGSGKLKEIVIKALSSGVDYLIFDNQLSPAQSKAVANFTELKVIDRTQLILDIFAARAKSNEGKLRVELAQLKHILPKLSARDDSLSRLTGGIGGRGPGETKLEVDRRRINDRIAFLNKKLKNIEKNRNVQKGKRLKNNLPIVSIIGYTNAGKSTLLNALTKCDTYSDNLMFATLDTSSKRIRFPRERDVIITDTVGFIRDLPSGLKGAFKSTLEELDDSDLLLEVVDASSYHYKQHIQSVLEILNELGLNEKRKILVFNKIDKLSEDEIFEIEREYTEAVLVSAIKKTSLDPLLKKIQSVLFQEGKEVLFSGQH encoded by the coding sequence TTGATCGACAGGAACAATACCATTCAATATGTACTTGTTGGCACAAATAAAGAAGTTCTTATACCAAAACTGCACAGATTTGCGCTTGTGCCTGGTAAATTGCGCGGCTTAAGGCTGGTACACACACATTTATACAATGAAGAACTGACAGATGATGATTTTACCGATCTTGTTCTTTTACGGCTCGACTCCGTATCTGCTGTTACTATGGATGAAAACGGTAATCCCCTTCAAATGCATTCAGCACACATTATGCCGCCGGATGCTGATAAACCCTATGAGGTTTTTACCGATAAAGACCCCTACGACCAGAAGCTGGATTATTCAAGTTTTATTAAATCCCTGGAAGAAGAGGTTGAAAGTAAAACAAAGCAGCTCCATGAAACAAAATTATATGAAAGTGCAATACTCATAGGTGTCTATAGTAATAAATATGAAGCCGGAGAATCCATGGCAGAATTGAGAGAACTCGCTGCCAGTGCAAAAATTGAGGTCATGGATACCTTCTATCAGATTAAAAACAAGCCTAATCCAAAATATATTGTGGGTTCCGGTAAGTTAAAGGAGATTGTCATCAAAGCTCTTTCCAGCGGTGTGGATTATCTGATTTTCGATAATCAGCTTTCACCGGCTCAATCAAAGGCCGTTGCAAATTTTACTGAGCTCAAAGTGATAGACAGAACGCAGCTGATTCTGGATATTTTTGCCGCACGTGCAAAGTCAAATGAAGGTAAGCTGAGGGTTGAGCTTGCCCAGTTGAAACATATTCTTCCGAAACTCAGCGCAAGGGACGATTCCCTTTCCAGACTCACAGGGGGGATAGGTGGCAGAGGCCCCGGTGAAACAAAACTTGAAGTGGATCGTCGTAGAATTAACGATAGAATAGCTTTTTTAAACAAGAAACTGAAAAATATAGAAAAAAACAGAAATGTTCAAAAAGGTAAAAGGCTGAAAAATAATTTACCCATTGTGTCGATTATTGGATATACAAATGCCGGGAAATCCACTCTGCTCAATGCTCTTACCAAGTGTGACACATATTCGGACAATCTTATGTTTGCGACACTTGACACCAGCTCCAAACGTATCAGGTTTCCAAGAGAACGGGATGTTATTATAACCGATACGGTGGGTTTTATAAGAGATCTGCCCTCCGGTCTCAAAGGGGCATTTAAATCAACACTGGAGGAGTTGGATGATTCCGATCTGCTGCTGGAAGTTGTGGATGCCTCAAGTTATCATTATAAGCAGCATATTCAGTCTGTGTTGGAAATTTTAAATGAGCTAGGTTTAAATGAGAAAAGAAAAATACTTGTTTTCAACAAAATTGATAAACTGAGCGAAGATGAAATTTTTGAGATTGAGAGGGAATATACTGAAGCCGTTCTTGTTTCAGCAATAAAGAAAACCAGTCTTGACCCGCTTCTGAAAAAAATACAGTCCGTATTGTTTCAGGAAGGAAAAGAAGTGCTTTTCAGCGGCCAGCATTAG
- a CDS encoding peptidylprolyl isomerase has translation MLALFLVQNPLNAQIIDKILAVVGDEVITKYEVESFNPERVKQIYSIENEEKKDKILQEYYDNVLDFLVKQYKIEIAAKREGVEVTEAETNAALQDVLTKNNVSMMQLKSALKERGLTLAKYKWQIKMDILKSRIMSRIIAPMVVVTNEDIRDYIDEHPEMDLSDKYELRMIEVKNKDEFKKMKDYLESHSFSDTAIKFSKAASAKSGGYIGFVSPDQIAEVIQKKLENAKAGDVFRVNNDNSIQLFKVESFSSKYDVDNKTREEIVSKIREKKLQNVYENWLEEHSETIYVKYKY, from the coding sequence ATGTTAGCTTTGTTCTTAGTCCAAAACCCCCTGAACGCTCAGATAATTGATAAGATACTGGCGGTTGTCGGCGACGAAGTGATTACCAAGTATGAGGTGGAATCATTTAACCCGGAAAGGGTTAAGCAGATTTATTCTATTGAAAATGAAGAAAAGAAGGATAAAATACTTCAGGAGTACTATGATAATGTACTCGATTTTCTTGTGAAACAGTACAAGATTGAAATTGCAGCAAAAAGAGAAGGGGTGGAAGTTACAGAGGCAGAAACCAACGCCGCTTTACAGGATGTTTTAACCAAAAATAATGTCAGTATGATGCAGCTGAAATCGGCACTTAAAGAGCGGGGGCTAACTCTTGCCAAATATAAGTGGCAGATTAAAATGGATATATTGAAATCCAGAATAATGAGCAGGATTATTGCTCCAATGGTTGTTGTTACTAACGAAGATATAAGGGATTATATAGATGAGCACCCTGAAATGGATTTGTCAGACAAGTATGAACTGAGAATGATTGAAGTTAAAAACAAAGATGAATTTAAAAAGATGAAAGATTATTTGGAAAGTCATTCCTTTTCGGATACGGCGATTAAGTTTTCAAAAGCTGCTTCTGCAAAATCCGGGGGATATATCGGTTTTGTAAGTCCGGATCAGATTGCTGAAGTTATTCAGAAGAAACTGGAAAATGCAAAAGCCGGAGATGTTTTCCGCGTCAATAATGATAACAGTATTCAGTTATTTAAGGTGGAGTCGTTTTCCAGTAAATATGATGTTGATAATAAGACAAGAGAGGAGATCGTTTCAAAAATAAGGGAAAAAAAGCTGCAAAACGTTTATGAAAACTGGCTTGAAGAGCACAGTGAAACGATATATGTCAAATACAAGTATTGA
- a CDS encoding peptidylprolyl isomerase encodes MFKVIVLCFFLIIGCGQQKENVTDDSKKTPAEEKSQVTQKKQPVLKINNNAYYVEDIINYAYYTLSEMNEENKNNPEVKKEIIENFIDHKLLLKKAENSGITVDDAKVKRVLDNFKSAFGKENLSTYTNKPVLDIRRLSNVIKEQLIIQKFLAEKLKNIKLEEKDLKNYYDEFVKRYKGVTLYHIYHLVADNAESAGKARQLMRQRHAFSDVVKKFSVGTLKEEGGDMGYVDISNYPAPFQQVKEMRIGSVSSVIKSDYGYHIFKLVDIKRNIRPDFKEIKSKLYSELFIKKQDELLDNLTKELRSNAKITISDNVSFVLSPKPPERSDN; translated from the coding sequence ATGTTTAAAGTAATTGTATTGTGTTTTTTTCTTATAATTGGATGCGGACAGCAGAAAGAAAATGTTACAGATGATTCCAAGAAAACACCTGCAGAGGAGAAATCTCAGGTTACTCAAAAAAAGCAGCCCGTACTCAAAATTAACAACAATGCTTATTATGTTGAAGATATAATAAACTACGCTTACTATACTCTCTCTGAAATGAATGAGGAAAATAAAAACAACCCGGAAGTTAAAAAAGAGATTATTGAAAATTTTATTGATCATAAGCTTCTTTTGAAAAAGGCGGAAAACAGTGGTATAACTGTGGACGATGCTAAAGTTAAAAGGGTCTTGGATAACTTTAAATCCGCTTTCGGTAAAGAAAATCTCAGTACATATACCAATAAACCTGTTCTTGATATCAGAAGACTGAGTAATGTTATAAAGGAGCAGCTGATAATACAAAAATTTTTAGCTGAGAAGCTTAAAAATATTAAACTGGAAGAAAAAGATTTGAAAAATTATTACGATGAATTTGTAAAAAGATATAAAGGTGTGACTTTATACCATATATACCATCTGGTAGCTGATAATGCCGAGAGTGCCGGAAAAGCCAGACAGCTTATGAGGCAAAGGCATGCATTCAGCGATGTGGTAAAGAAATTTTCTGTGGGCACTCTGAAGGAGGAGGGCGGTGATATGGGTTATGTCGATATAAGCAATTACCCCGCGCCATTCCAGCAGGTCAAAGAAATGCGGATAGGCAGTGTAAGCAGTGTGATAAAATCTGATTACGGCTATCATATTTTTAAACTGGTGGATATAAAAAGAAATATCCGACCTGATTTTAAAGAAATCAAAAGTAAACTTTACTCGGAATTGTTTATCAAAAAACAAGATGAGTTATTGGATAATTTAACGAAGGAGTTACGGTCAAATGCGAAAATTACTATTAGTGACAATGTTAGCTTTGTTCTTAGTCCAAAACCCCCTGAACGCTCAGATAATTGA